The following are encoded together in the Malaya genurostris strain Urasoe2022 chromosome 3, Malgen_1.1, whole genome shotgun sequence genome:
- the LOC131437684 gene encoding polycomb protein Scm-like, which produces MANSGPQSYESFHVFDWIECLRESGSVPAPAECFKQAVGPPKNEFKIGMKLETLDPCNGISTCIGSVVEVLGSRLRLQLDGSDNTTISGGLSIRDPTTLLVAFHFLFKIPC; this is translated from the exons atggcgaacagtggccctcaaagt tatgaaagtttccatgtgttcgattggatcgagtgcctgcgtgagtccggaagtgtgcccgctcctgccgaatgcttcaaacaggccgttggtccaccgaaaaacgagttcaaaatcggtatgaagctagagacactggacccatgtaatgggatctcaacctgcatcggtagtgttgtggaagttctcggatctcgacttcggcttcagttggatggcagtgacaacacaacgatttctggaggcttgtcgattcgagatcccacgacgttattagttgcttttcattttttatttaaaattccatgctga
- the LOC131438464 gene encoding uncharacterized protein LOC131438464 produces the protein MPGSLNNISVLDRSPILDKIIHDNFLNGTYYLRNQRRDRGYLLANGIYPDWPILLKTISNPFSAKKQLFAKMQESARKDIECAFGILQQCWHILKTPCRIWDMPTINQIMKTCVILHNMRIEYRDNVDLDQPLVDASRYSEQSSVMPISGDCFTQYCSQRAKLRRFRVGNFTSGCNRTHLGASWKSTVTLQKISHKYSYSVI, from the exons ATGCCAGGCAGTCTAAATAATATAAGTGTGTTGGACAGATCTCCAATATTGGATAAGATAATCCAC GATAATTTCCTGAACGGAACATACTATTTGAGAAATCAACGTCGTGACCGAGGATATTTGCTAGCGAATGGCATCTATCCCGATTGGCCCATTTTGCTAAAAACTATATCCAATCCATTTtctgctaagaaacaattgttTGCAAAAATGCAAGAATCTGCACGAAAAGATATCGAGTGTGCATTTGGCATATTACAGCAATGTTGGCATATCCTGAAAACTCCTTGTCGTATTTGGGATATGCCAACAATTAATCAAATTATGAAAACTTGTGTTATATTACACAATATGAGGATCGAGTACCGCGATAACGTCGATCTAGATCAGCCATTAGTTGATGCTTCTCGATATTCGGAACAGTCATCTGTTATGCCTATTTCTGGTGATTGTTTCACACAGTATTGTTCACAAAGAGCAAAACTCAGACGTTTCCGAGTCGGCAATTTTACGTCAGGATGTAATAGAACACATTTGGGAGCGTCGTGGAAATCAACCGTAACATTACAAAAGATATCACACAAATACTCATACTCAGTAatttaa